CCCTCATCCCTTCCTTCGCACCCGCAACACGGTAATTTTGGTGGGATGGTTAAATGGTGCTGGATCTACCGGAAACGGGGTAACAGTGGTCTCGGGATAGCCAGCAAAGTCCGCCGGCACGGGAATGAAGCGTTCAATCGAAAGGTACCCATCCTCACAAAGCTTTTCCAGCGTGTGGATATACTCGGCGCCAGAAAGAAACAACGCATTGTTGACGACGACCAAAGCGCCTCCGTCTTGAACGAGAGGTCGAACTTTATTGATCAGGCGAGGGGTTTCGTTTTGGGTTTGGACAGTACCTTTTGAAGTACTTGAAAAAAATGGCGGGTCAAGCAGGACACAATCAAACAACTGACCGCTTCGTTTTAGAAAACTGATTTTCGGCCAGAAATCACCGACGATAAAATCCGATTTGCGGATGGGGAACCCGTTCAACGTGCAGGATTCTTTGGCAACGTTCAAAAACCGGCGACTCAGGTCAAGCTGAACGACGCGCGAGGCGCCACCAGCCTGGGCCGCGACACCCAGACTCCCCGTGTAGGCAAACAGGTTCAGAACCGTTTTCCCTTCCAGGTGTGCCTTGGCCCAGGCCCGGAGGTCCCGGGTATCGGCATAAAAGCTCGAATCCCGGTTCATCATCAGGTCAATTGCATACCAGACGCCATGTTCACGGATTTTTCGGTCGGGTTTTTCACCAAAAATCAGAGTTCCATTCCGTTCGGAATCAGTCTGGCCATGTCGGATTTTGAGCACGACGGCACGAACCCAGGGCAGGCGCGAAAGCAAGAACTCTTTCACTTCGACCATCAAATCTGCGGCGGTGTCAGGCGGGTCGGCATAATTATGAATGACCAGGGTTTGGGCAAACAGATCCACCACCAACGCCGGGCACCCTTCGGTAAAACCGTTCAATATCCGAACTGCCGCTTCGTGGCGCGAGTCAAACAACTCCTGCCGGGCAGAAAGAGCCGCATCAAGCAAAGATTGAATCACTGGAATTTCATCACTCCCAAAGAAGAAGATTCAGTCTTTGTACCATCCGCGGCCCGAAATCCAAACCCGGCGGGGATTTTGAAAACTCGGAGCTTCAGTTCAAAAAGAACTCACCGGGCTCCGCCCAGTTGGGCACCATATTTTTCAGCTTCGTTTTTGGTCGGAAACGGTGGGTTTGCCGGGTCATATTCTTTCTTTGGGGCATAATTCTTAATCTCAACCCGGCCCCCTTGCAGGTTCATGCCCAGCAGGCGACGGACTTCATTTTGCCAGGACGCTTCGGCTTTGACCGTGCTTGAATCCACGGTTTTGACTTGATCAAGCGCCAGCGGAATCCCCGGAGTCATTGACACGTTGCCCGAACCGTCTTTCACCAGCGGCACATCACCAATCATCCCCACCGAAATCGGCTGTTTGCGACCTCCAGCGGAGATAATCATGACCACTGCATCCGATTCACTCTGACCATGCAACAACCCGTTTCCAACAAAATTATTGTTTGAAACCACCATCGGCGGCCCGCCCAGCGCCAGAATCGCACCGCCGAAATTTGAATAAAACAGGTTATTGGTGATCAGGATTTCACCGGCGGCGTCTTTAGAGCCAATTTCCAGACTCGCTGGATTG
This window of the Acidobacteriota bacterium genome carries:
- a CDS encoding class I SAM-dependent methyltransferase, which gives rise to MPVIQSLLDAALSARQELFDSRHEAAVRILNGFTEGCPALVVDLFAQTLVIHNYADPPDTAADLMVEVKEFLLSRLPWVRAVVLKIRHGQTDSERNGTLIFGEKPDRKIREHGVWYAIDLMMNRDSSFYADTRDLRAWAKAHLEGKTVLNLFAYTGSLGVAAQAGGASRVVQLDLSRRFLNVAKESCTLNGFPIRKSDFIVGDFWPKISFLKRSGQLFDCVLLDPPFFSSTSKGTVQTQNETPRLINKVRPLVQDGGALVVVNNALFLSGAEYIHTLEKLCEDGYLSIERFIPVPADFAGYPETTVTPFPVDPAPFNHPTKITVLRVRRKG